The Verrucomicrobiota bacterium region ACGGTGCAACAAGTTGTATCCGATAAATAATGATACCAATAATAAGTCCCAGAAACGGGATGAAGCTCAATCCAAGTGAAATGATTAGCACCACAGGTACGCGACCAGCGACCTTGCCGAGATAATCCCGGGAAAATGCTTCATCTTTAAACAACTCGTGTCCGCAGCTTTTGCACGTCTGATGGGGATCTCTTTCCCCAAGCCTTGTTGCGCAGGCTGGACAGCGCTTTTTCTCAACCAGTCTTAGTTTGTGGCTTCCAAGATCGCCTGCGGGCTCGCTCTTGGATTGTCCAAACATGCCAATTTTGACAGGAGCGCTGACAGGCGCATGGCAGTTTTGGCATTCCGTAGCGGATGGATAGTTGGTAGCGTCGCACTCGCCGCAATCAATCCGGGATTTCTCTTCCTTGTATTCGTAATATTTTTTTATGAGGAGTGCACTGCCGAGGACGATTCCAAGAATTATTAATACAACAACTGGGTAGATGATCAGCCAGAAGAACCCAAAGATAGCCCAGCCGTCTTCAGCCCAACTGATCAATTTGCGAAGCCCTAGATCGTCATCTTGATCTGCTTCAAATAAAAATTCCAGAATGGAGCTCCTCAAACTGGCGAAGAAGTAAGTGTTAGCTGTTGAGAGCAGTCCCCAGACGCTTGACATGAATCCTGCCTGCATGACCAGGAGGTTCTCCTCGATGTATCCTTGGTCCGCCGTACTCAGGAATCCGAAATAGGTCGCCGCTACCATGCCTGTCTTCAAATATTTATTGACGCTTTCCAGAGCTTCTTCGGCTTCCGGAATTTTTGTTGCACCGATTTCGAGCAAGGACAAAACGCCCAAGGCGGTAATTACATAGCCATTCGTGAACCAACTGGGTTCTCCTCCGCCTATATTTTGGAGGATATCGACCTCCTTCAGAAGTGGAAAGTTACCTCCAAACCTAAGTACGACTGAAGAGATGAAAGCAGGAATAAATGCACGGGACGCAAAGAGTCCTGAAATGCCGAGTCCGTATATAAGTGTATTAAGATCCATGGTTGGGTCAGAGCTTCTAGAAGGTTATGGAGCGAATCCTGGATAAAGGCGGCGGATAATTCAAGTTCCGTAAAGGACCTAATTTTCTCCACCATTACTGCAGGAATAATGATTCCCCATTTTTTACCGGACCCCAATTGCAGCCATAAAGTTCTGTGGTTGCCATTTCAATAGTGAGCTTAATCCTGTCGCAACATGGATGGGGCATTAATCTCCGAAAAAAAGATTCGCCGAGCCGAGCAAATTTCCCGGGTAAACAGTTGGAGTATAATCTGGTTTGCCCTGTTGTCTACTGTCGTAGTTCTTTTCCTGGGAAACTTATACGGAGTCCTGGTGGGATTGGCTGTAGCCTTGGGTGGATACTTTGAATTGCGAGGTCACCGGTACCTAATCAAACGTGAAGCCTCCGCCATCCCCTGGCTTGTTGGTAGCCAGTTGTATTTGATCGTCGTGTTGTGGGGTTATTCTTTAAAACACTTGCTCTCCTTTGATGAATCTAATCCGTGGGCTCCCTTCTCAAGCGGGATGAAAGATTTTATTCTGGCTATCAATCCCGACGTTCAATTGGTGGAGGCAATGCTCAAGGTTGGCTATTTCCTGGTATACCTCTCCTTAATACTCGCAGTTCTGATTTATCAAGGGGGATTATCTTTATACTACCTGGCCTTAAAAAAACTTCTTTACCCGGCAGCATAGTCGGTCTTTTCTCCTCCCCTTTATTTCAAAATCAAAACGACGCCTAGCAGCTATGATTACAAACGCTTTTTATAAAATCTTATTTTCCACCGCCTTAAGCTTCCTGTCTCTCTGGCTTGTCGGCTGTGGCAAACAACCCAATGCCGAAACAGTTGAAGCTAAAGATCCAGTGCAATCCGAACCCATTATGACTGAAGAAATTACTGAGAAACAAAAAATATTCCGCACGTTAGGATTTTCTATAGGAACGGATTTGATGTTAAATTCATACTCTGAAGATGAAGTGGCTCAAATTATTGAAGGGTTTCGCCTGGCTTCGAAAGGTGAAAAGCCTGAATACGTCGACGGTCTTCAAGAAGAAGCGTTTCAGATTTTCAATGATAAGCGTTCAAGTGCAGCGCAAAAGCAGGAACAATCTGCTGTCGCTGATAATAAAGCTGCGGGCGAGGCATATTTTGCCCAGTTGGATGGCAAAGAGGGGATTACAACAACGGGATCCGGGCTGCGCTATGAAATCTTGAACAAGGGATCTGAAACCTACGCTACTGCGTCGGATAGCGTAAACGTGCATTACCATGGGACTTTAATTGATGGAACGGTATTCGATAGTTCGGTTGATAGAGGAGAACCAGTAACGTTTCCACTTAGTGGAGTAATTAAAGGTTTCAGTGAAGGACTTACTCTGGTTGGAGAAGGCGGAAAGATTCGCTTGTATATGCCGTCCGATATTGCCTATGGCGATCGTGGCGCCGGCGGTGCTATTGGCCCCGGAGCATCTCTTATTTTCGAAGTGGAAATTTTGAAAATAAATCCGTAGAGAGTCGGTCCGACAGGCCCCCATTTTCAAAAGAGCACCACCCGAAATGGGTAGTGCTCTTTGTTTTATTAAATCCCCATTTTGTAGGGCATATGTAAAAGGGATTTTTACATACTTTCGATTAAAGGCTCTTTTGTAAAAAAATAGGACAACTAGCTGTTAAAACCCGGTA contains the following coding sequences:
- a CDS encoding DUF4126 domain-containing protein, with protein sequence MDLNTLIYGLGISGLFASRAFIPAFISSVVLRFGGNFPLLKEVDILQNIGGGEPSWFTNGYVITALGVLSLLEIGATKIPEAEEALESVNKYLKTGMVAATYFGFLSTADQGYIEENLLVMQAGFMSSVWGLLSTANTYFFASLRSSILEFLFEADQDDDLGLRKLISWAEDGWAIFGFFWLIIYPVVVLIILGIVLGSALLIKKYYEYKEEKSRIDCGECDATNYPSATECQNCHAPVSAPVKIGMFGQSKSEPAGDLGSHKLRLVEKKRCPACATRLGERDPHQTCKSCGHELFKDEAFSRDYLGKVAGRVPVVLIISLGLSFIPFLGLIIGIIIYRIQLVAPFRRYIPLHRSFFIKWMIRFLFLFLIVLQVIPGAGGVAVPIMAFISYRTYRGSFLKGLNLSV
- a CDS encoding FKBP-type peptidyl-prolyl cis-trans isomerase; amino-acid sequence: MITNAFYKILFSTALSFLSLWLVGCGKQPNAETVEAKDPVQSEPIMTEEITEKQKIFRTLGFSIGTDLMLNSYSEDEVAQIIEGFRLASKGEKPEYVDGLQEEAFQIFNDKRSSAAQKQEQSAVADNKAAGEAYFAQLDGKEGITTTGSGLRYEILNKGSETYATASDSVNVHYHGTLIDGTVFDSSVDRGEPVTFPLSGVIKGFSEGLTLVGEGGKIRLYMPSDIAYGDRGAGGAIGPGASLIFEVEILKINP